The following are encoded together in the Salvelinus fontinalis isolate EN_2023a chromosome 38, ASM2944872v1, whole genome shotgun sequence genome:
- the LOC129837458 gene encoding ADP-ribosylation factor-like protein 4A, whose protein sequence is MGNRLSEPQTFLSRIPFFQSFHIAILGLDSAGKTTVLYRLQFNEFVNTVPTKGFNAEKVNVSLGGHRTVTFHFWDVGGQEKLRPLWKSYTRCTDGIVFVVDSVDAERMEEAKTELHKIAKTGDNQGVPLLVVANKQDLRHSLSLAEIEKALALKELGPGTPWHLQPTCAIIGDGLKDGMERLHDMILKRRKMLRQQTRKR, encoded by the coding sequence ATGGGGAATAGATTATCTGAACCACAGACCTTCCTCTCGAGAATCCCCTTCTTTCAGTCGTTCCATATCGCCATTTTGGGACTTGACTCTGCAGGTAAAACGACTGTCCTGTACAGGTTGCAGTTCAATGAGTTTGTCAACACAGTGCCTACCAAAGGCTTCAACGCAGAAAAGGTCAATGTGTCTTTGGGCGGCCACAGGACGGTGACCTTCCATTTCTGGGACGTGGGTGGTCAAGAGAAGTTGCGTCCATTGTGGAAGTCATACACACGCTGTACCGATGGAATTGTATTCGTGGTGGACTCTGTAGATGCCGAACGCATGGAGGAAGCTAAAACGGAGCTCCATAAAATCGCCAAGACCGGAGACAACCAGGGAGTGCCACTGCTGGTGGTGGCTAACAAGCAAGACCTGAGGCACTCTCTGAGCCTGGCGGAGATTGAAAAGGCGCTAGCGTTGAAGGAACTGGGCCCTGGCACGCCTTGGCACCTGCAGCCCACCTGTGCCATCATAGGAGATGGACTGAAAGATGGCATGGAGAGACTCCATGACATGATTCTTAAACGGAGAAAGATGCTCCGCCAACAGACGAGAAAGAGATGA